In one Mesosutterella faecium genomic region, the following are encoded:
- a CDS encoding MFS transporter, with protein MNKKYLGLLAISHFFTDLNLGSLPAVLPFFIAAYGFDYKSVAGFMFASSCLSTIVQPIFGWLADRGPRNWFMGLGLILCGVTFALAGFLTNYWAIFTAILISGVGSAIFHPEAAKLVNAISGGKRGTGISIFSVGGNGGFGLGPLIAVALLTAFGLKGLAFYGVVSVLFGVPLLLFGGRIRASAPAPFKSSSGKAPSAAAEDRENDWKSFGKLSAFIVLRSVCYTGIMSFLPLYCIYGLGTSNSAASATLTVIALSGIVCTFLGGPLADRFGCVKMVRLGSLLLVPAIALAVLPHSLAWVYAMLIPISLAFNITYSPFVVLGQSYLAKSVGFASGITLGISFSAGGILAPALGWFGDKWGISSTMALVVLLSVFAAVITRFLPPPHSRNRA; from the coding sequence ATGAATAAGAAATATCTTGGGCTTTTAGCCATCTCGCACTTTTTCACCGACCTCAACCTGGGGTCGCTGCCCGCCGTGCTGCCTTTTTTCATCGCGGCCTACGGATTCGACTACAAGTCGGTTGCGGGCTTCATGTTCGCCTCGTCATGCCTGTCGACCATCGTGCAGCCCATCTTCGGGTGGCTTGCTGACCGGGGGCCTAGGAACTGGTTCATGGGACTGGGGCTCATACTCTGCGGCGTCACTTTCGCACTCGCGGGCTTTCTCACAAACTACTGGGCGATTTTCACCGCGATCCTCATTTCCGGCGTGGGCAGCGCCATCTTCCACCCGGAGGCCGCAAAACTCGTGAACGCCATTTCGGGCGGAAAACGCGGCACCGGGATCAGCATCTTCTCGGTGGGCGGCAACGGCGGCTTCGGGCTCGGCCCTCTCATCGCGGTCGCCCTGCTCACAGCCTTTGGGCTTAAGGGCCTTGCGTTTTACGGCGTGGTTTCGGTTCTTTTTGGCGTGCCGCTACTGCTTTTCGGCGGCCGCATCCGGGCGTCCGCCCCCGCTCCTTTCAAGTCCTCCTCCGGAAAAGCGCCTTCCGCGGCCGCCGAAGATCGGGAAAACGACTGGAAGTCTTTTGGGAAGCTATCAGCCTTCATCGTCCTGCGCTCAGTCTGCTACACCGGGATCATGAGCTTCCTGCCGCTTTACTGCATCTATGGACTCGGGACCTCTAACTCGGCCGCGAGCGCGACGCTCACCGTGATCGCCCTTTCGGGCATCGTCTGCACGTTCCTCGGCGGCCCGCTGGCCGACCGGTTCGGCTGCGTCAAAATGGTCCGGCTGGGGAGCCTCCTGCTCGTGCCCGCGATCGCGCTTGCGGTCCTGCCGCACAGCCTCGCCTGGGTCTACGCGATGCTGATCCCGATCAGCCTCGCCTTCAACATCACTTATTCGCCTTTCGTCGTGCTCGGGCAGTCTTATCTCGCCAAAAGCGTAGGCTTTGCCTCCGGGATCACGCTCGGCATCTCGTTCAGCGCGGGCGGCATTCTTGCCCCGGCCCTCGGCTGGTTCGGGGACAAGTGGGGCATTTCCTCCACGATGGCGCTGGTTGTGCTGCTGTCGGTCTTTGCGGCCGTGATCACGCGGTTCCTGCCTCCGCCGCACAGCCGAAACCGCGCCTGA
- a CDS encoding phosphatase PAP2 family protein: MYSTMRLRPISPLQWAVWFLLPGAVLAWIVFATPHALDIALSSPFYFSDGFSLNRAPFMLFLHRVARVVPIGTAVLALVIVLRTLRARKASGGGFLDLKHLFYLLAAMLACVMLVKFLKTTTGVYCPVRVDVFGGEEPIASPTFSWFARPGHCWPSGFAGTGWCLFALYFAFRDRSALYAKRGFALALGVGLFCSVVQVIRGEHFFTHVLGTALIDWLVCASLYVLFFARDIIRAAVQEKSATAGSMTLSSFSSRKKIASGQAAAAIGAAGVTSCRSGTK, encoded by the coding sequence ATGTATTCAACGATGAGGCTCAGGCCGATTTCCCCGCTGCAGTGGGCCGTCTGGTTTCTGCTGCCGGGGGCGGTTCTCGCCTGGATAGTTTTTGCGACTCCCCACGCGCTGGACATTGCGCTGAGCAGCCCCTTTTATTTTTCTGACGGCTTCTCCCTTAACCGGGCGCCCTTCATGCTCTTTCTGCACCGGGTGGCCCGGGTGGTGCCGATCGGCACGGCCGTCCTTGCCCTGGTGATTGTCCTGCGCACCCTGCGCGCCCGAAAGGCGTCCGGCGGGGGCTTCCTCGACCTGAAGCATCTCTTCTACCTGCTGGCCGCCATGCTCGCCTGCGTGATGCTCGTGAAGTTCCTGAAGACGACGACCGGGGTCTACTGCCCGGTGCGGGTCGACGTGTTCGGGGGCGAGGAGCCGATCGCCTCTCCCACCTTTTCCTGGTTTGCGCGCCCGGGCCACTGCTGGCCCTCAGGGTTCGCGGGAACAGGCTGGTGTCTTTTCGCGCTTTATTTCGCCTTCCGGGACCGGAGCGCCCTTTATGCGAAAAGGGGGTTCGCGCTCGCACTGGGGGTCGGCCTTTTCTGCAGCGTCGTGCAGGTGATCCGCGGCGAGCACTTCTTCACCCACGTGCTGGGGACCGCCCTGATCGACTGGCTGGTGTGCGCGTCGCTTTACGTGCTCTTCTTTGCCCGGGACATCATCCGCGCCGCGGTTCAGGAGAAAAGCGCCACGGCGGGCTCAATGACATTGAGCTCTTTTTCAAGCAGGAAAAAAATCGCGTCAGGGCAGGCGGCCGCGGCAATCGGCGCGGCGGGCGTGACTTCATGCCGTTCAGGAACCAAATGA
- a CDS encoding APC family permease yields MSTTSINSAPASGGLRRRFGLREAITITAGSVIGVGLFTTGSNVVGTLGPAVILATLLALVVSIYPALLYGEMGAALPYAGGTYQFASLGLGRGAGVLAGWNFIISLVAVTGGEALAFSYYFRTIFLAFGVELPISDVVLASIVTLGFIAANLFGVELTGRLQNAFMFFFWGVAAIWFLTMIPNVHLPYFVQAPAFLPKTDALGFFSATCMIWWCFAGFEACVAMGEEIRFPRINIPRAMFLAPFVVFAVNALFQWYLIGITPAEHLTALSTAEAPFAEAMVSAGILGFPLALLAAGIAFGGDFSTLNASISTPPRYLFSMARDGSMPKIFAKTNRFQCPYVAVATLGVLTVALIATNSLMYIASLSLFADLFYYVIGIVAAWALRRRHPELERPYRAPLIAVGAPVSALIYLAMMTQLDREAFVTGIVWCVIGIAIYLVCSRRYGRGGEFSLDLKASGAADQPDPKERAAMDREYRIWVAVVAAACVLALALFILPYVAA; encoded by the coding sequence TTGTCGACAACATCCATCAACAGCGCCCCGGCCTCCGGAGGCCTCCGGCGCCGCTTCGGGCTTCGGGAGGCGATCACGATCACAGCAGGCTCCGTGATCGGCGTGGGACTTTTCACCACGGGTTCCAACGTCGTGGGAACCCTCGGCCCCGCGGTGATCCTCGCCACGCTGCTCGCACTCGTAGTGAGCATCTACCCCGCGCTGCTTTACGGCGAAATGGGTGCGGCGCTGCCCTACGCCGGGGGCACCTACCAATTCGCCTCCTTAGGCCTCGGACGCGGAGCCGGGGTGCTCGCGGGCTGGAACTTCATCATTTCCCTTGTCGCGGTGACCGGGGGCGAGGCACTCGCCTTCAGCTATTACTTCCGCACGATCTTCCTCGCCTTCGGGGTGGAGCTGCCGATCTCCGACGTCGTCCTCGCCTCGATTGTGACGCTCGGCTTCATCGCCGCGAACCTCTTCGGGGTCGAGCTCACCGGACGGCTGCAGAACGCCTTCATGTTCTTCTTCTGGGGAGTGGCCGCCATCTGGTTTCTCACCATGATCCCGAACGTGCACCTGCCCTACTTCGTGCAGGCCCCAGCGTTCCTGCCCAAGACCGACGCGCTCGGGTTCTTCTCCGCCACCTGCATGATCTGGTGGTGCTTCGCGGGCTTTGAGGCGTGCGTCGCGATGGGCGAGGAGATCCGCTTCCCCCGCATCAACATCCCCCGCGCAATGTTTCTCGCCCCGTTCGTGGTTTTCGCCGTGAACGCGCTTTTCCAGTGGTACCTCATCGGAATCACGCCAGCCGAGCATCTCACGGCGCTCTCCACGGCCGAGGCGCCGTTTGCCGAGGCCATGGTCTCGGCCGGAATCCTCGGCTTCCCGCTCGCGCTACTCGCAGCGGGAATCGCCTTCGGTGGCGATTTCTCGACCCTGAACGCCTCCATTTCAACACCCCCGCGCTACCTCTTTTCGATGGCGCGCGACGGCTCGATGCCGAAAATCTTCGCGAAGACCAACCGTTTCCAGTGCCCGTACGTGGCGGTGGCGACGCTGGGCGTGCTCACGGTCGCGCTCATCGCCACCAACTCCCTTATGTACATCGCCTCGCTCTCGCTTTTCGCCGACCTCTTCTACTATGTGATCGGGATCGTCGCAGCCTGGGCCCTGCGGCGCCGCCACCCGGAGCTCGAGCGCCCCTACAGGGCTCCCTTAATCGCAGTCGGCGCGCCGGTGAGCGCCCTCATCTATCTCGCCATGATGACGCAGCTCGACCGCGAGGCCTTTGTGACCGGGATCGTCTGGTGCGTGATCGGAATCGCGATCTATCTCGTCTGCAGCCGCAGGTACGGCCGCGGAGGCGAGTTCTCGCTCGACCTCAAGGCCTCCGGGGCGGCCGACCAGCCTGATCCGAAGGAGCGCGCCGCAATGGACCGCGAATACCGGATCTGGGTCGCGGTCGTAGCGGCGGCCTGCGTCCTCGCCCTGGCGCTCTTTATCCTCCCCTACGTCGCCGCCTGA
- a CDS encoding methionine ABC transporter permease — protein MVDFLFRIAPNLERLWPELLTCLEQTFIMLAVAGTIAWFLGVATGVVLVTTRRGGILENRWIFTFTDRAIDIIRSIPFIILIVLLIPLSRLIVGTGSGVTGSFVALVFGTVPFFARQIEQVLSEVDGGLVEASEAMGLTPLEIITGVYLKESVPGITRVTMITFVSLVGITAIAGAIGAGGLGDFAIRYGYQMGYRDMIWITVFVILAIISIFQFFGNLIIRRTKH, from the coding sequence CGAGCAGACCTTCATCATGCTCGCGGTGGCGGGCACGATCGCCTGGTTCCTGGGCGTTGCGACCGGGGTCGTCCTCGTGACGACCCGCCGCGGCGGCATCCTCGAAAACCGCTGGATCTTCACCTTCACGGACCGCGCGATCGACATCATCCGCTCGATTCCCTTCATCATCCTCATCGTGCTGCTGATCCCGCTCTCGCGCCTGATCGTCGGCACGGGTTCGGGCGTCACGGGGTCCTTCGTCGCGCTCGTGTTCGGCACGGTGCCTTTTTTCGCGCGCCAGATCGAGCAGGTGCTCTCGGAGGTCGACGGGGGGCTCGTGGAGGCAAGCGAGGCGATGGGCCTCACCCCCCTTGAGATCATCACCGGGGTGTACCTGAAGGAAAGCGTCCCGGGTATTACCCGCGTCACCATGATCACGTTCGTAAGCCTCGTGGGAATCACAGCGATCGCGGGAGCGATCGGCGCGGGGGGACTTGGCGACTTCGCGATCCGCTACGGCTACCAGATGGGCTACCGCGACATGATCTGGATCACGGTGTTCGTGATCCTCGCGATCATCAGCATCTTCCAGTTTTTCGGGAACCTCATTATCCGCCGCACCAAGCACTAA